The window gggacccagatctgggtcgcggaggtcgccggaggttgcgAAGGTCGCCTAGTCACAATGAGGTCTATAACCGCGACCTTCGGCGACCCACGACCTCACTGCGACCTAGATCTAGGGTCACGGAGGTCGCCAGCAACCTCCGCGGCGCGGTGGGTCTCGTGACGACACAACGAGGGTCGTGACCCTAACTGAACGTTGCCCTTCGCCGCGCCGCCTCCCCCTCACCGGATTGCCTACCTTCGCCGGCAACTATTAGCTCTTCGTCGGCAATAACCGGTGAAGCCCTTGGCTGGTGGTAACCGACAAAGCCTTTGGCTGActaattctcctttttttttctttggaatcttttgcaaatttaatttacccaaacactattttgtaCAAAGATACTttacaatggactttcacaaataaatttaccaaacacaatttacattttaaaaaacaCCTTTCACTCAATGATCTTTGCATTTCCTCAAAACTTTTCCCAAAAAgctttccaaacgcaccctataaCATTATTAATCTCATATGAAATGCGGACTCCACTCTCAAGTAGAAACAAAAATCATAGAAGAAGATCATTCATACAATTACATTTGATACTTATATTCTCCTAAACACTTGCACAAacacaaatcaaaacaaaaattccactaaattaaaaatctatGGTGATTTTCATTTCACCGTatttcccccccttttttttttcttttttcttttttttctctcgaacTTCATATTTGGACAGGGtagcttctctctctgtctctcttttgGGCTCAAGCGAgcgaaggaagagaagaaaactgATCCCGAAAATGGCGAGCGAAGCGAAGGCCAAAGGCGGCGGAGGGGGAGCAGGCGGTTTCAGGGCGAGGGTGGATCACTTCCTGTACAGCGGCGACAAGAAGCACGTCCTGGCCGGCATCACCGTCATCTCCCTCGTCTTCGGTGTTCCCTGGTTCCTCATGAATCGAGGTTcccccccccttctctctctctctcctcacgcGCACACACGCGCACAGCTTCCTATTACCAATCGGGTTGCATTGTGGGGGCATGATGGTGGAAAAAGTTGAGACCTTTCGTGGTTTCTAATCCCTTATCTTGTGTTTGGGCTCGATTGGCTTCTGGGTTTCCTGCCGCTCTACGTAATTCTGTGTGTAGCATTGAATTAAGGTGATTTT of the Eucalyptus grandis isolate ANBG69807.140 chromosome 10, ASM1654582v1, whole genome shotgun sequence genome contains:
- the LOC104423231 gene encoding uncharacterized protein LOC104423231, coding for MASEAKAKGGGGGAGGFRARVDHFLYSGDKKHVLAGITVISLVFGVPWFLMNRGSKHQSHQDYMERADKARNERLSSSSK